A part of Candidatus Saccharibacteria bacterium genomic DNA contains:
- a CDS encoding glycosyltransferase family 2 protein, translated as MKQPLVSIIVPVFNAAPHLEQCVESILMQTYPHLELLLIDDGSTDGSSNLCDQLATHDARIQVLHGANKGQTYARTAGLKLSKGAYVHFVDADDWLSPNMTKIMVGYAEKHQADIVTCGAAFHYAKHHVPVGQRVPLGVYNKARLKKELYPKMLYSGQFFYFGIYAAMWNKLFRREIIEPNILAVDETIKIGEDGVATYGAFLDAKKVVVIEDHLYQYRDNNDSLTRRYCKEQFDNALLLIRELRLLSDRKGVYDLNPQIDYYFMYNVRSILLEEFYYRHRKPLGRRLQYLRKIVAHPDVATIARHINLDHGFNAVQTRFFKLLRSGDFTPLIAATMREAYYMRSRKLLRKALGRY; from the coding sequence GTGAAGCAGCCACTTGTTAGTATTATTGTGCCAGTGTTCAATGCAGCCCCACATCTGGAGCAGTGTGTTGAAAGTATCCTCATGCAAACATACCCTCACCTTGAGCTCCTGCTTATTGACGATGGCTCAACCGATGGCTCGAGCAACCTATGCGACCAGTTGGCGACCCATGACGCACGTATTCAGGTGCTGCACGGTGCCAACAAGGGCCAAACTTATGCACGCACTGCTGGCCTGAAGCTTTCCAAGGGCGCCTATGTTCATTTTGTCGATGCCGACGACTGGCTATCGCCAAATATGACCAAGATCATGGTTGGGTATGCCGAAAAACATCAAGCGGATATCGTTACTTGCGGCGCAGCGTTCCACTATGCCAAGCATCATGTACCAGTCGGACAGCGTGTCCCGCTTGGTGTCTATAACAAAGCACGCTTAAAAAAAGAGCTCTACCCAAAAATGCTCTATAGTGGACAATTTTTCTATTTTGGAATCTACGCGGCGATGTGGAATAAACTTTTTCGCCGCGAAATTATAGAACCAAATATTTTAGCCGTTGACGAAACAATCAAAATCGGTGAAGATGGCGTGGCGACGTATGGAGCGTTTCTTGATGCGAAAAAGGTAGTTGTGATTGAAGATCACCTTTATCAATACCGCGACAACAACGACTCGCTGACGCGCAGATATTGTAAGGAGCAATTTGATAATGCGCTACTGCTCATTCGAGAGCTGCGATTACTAAGCGACCGCAAGGGAGTGTATGATCTAAACCCGCAGATTGACTACTACTTTATGTACAACGTACGGAGCATCTTGCTCGAGGAGTTCTACTATCGTCATAGGAAGCCACTCGGTAGGCGCCTTCAGTATTTACGAAAGATAGTTGCACACCCCGATGTTGCTACAATCGCCAGGCATATCAATCTTGACCACGGATTTAACGCTGTACAAACCCGCTTTTTCAAATTGCTACGTAGTGGCGACTTTACTCCACTTATTGCAGCCACTATGCGCGAGGCTTACTATATGCGTAGTCGCAAGCTGCTTCGTAAAGCACTTGGTCGGTATTGA